The following proteins come from a genomic window of Gammaproteobacteria bacterium:
- the cmoB gene encoding tRNA 5-methoxyuridine(34)/uridine 5-oxyacetic acid(34) synthase CmoB: PFHLFGMCIDTEWRSDWKWERIQPHIDSLDGRRVLDIGCGNGYHLWRMRGEGADWVLGVDPSQLFWCQFLAIQHFIRDGRVHHLPIGFEHLPRHLDKKGFDSVFCMGVLYHRKDPINFIATLRDFLRPGGQLILETLVVEGDANTVLVPTERYARMNNVWSIPSPQALCHWLAKLSFDDIQVVDITPTTTEEQRRTEWMTFESLAESLMPDGMTTVEGHPAPIRATICARKRR, from the coding sequence CCATTTCACTTGTTCGGGATGTGCATCGATACGGAATGGCGCTCCGATTGGAAATGGGAAAGGATTCAACCTCATATCGATTCCCTTGATGGCCGTCGTGTTCTAGATATCGGATGTGGCAATGGCTATCACTTGTGGCGAATGCGCGGCGAAGGCGCAGATTGGGTATTGGGCGTCGATCCGTCCCAGCTTTTTTGGTGCCAGTTCTTAGCCATCCAACATTTCATTCGTGATGGTCGTGTTCACCATCTTCCCATCGGTTTTGAGCATTTACCACGACATCTCGACAAAAAGGGATTCGATAGCGTTTTTTGCATGGGCGTGCTGTACCATCGAAAAGACCCAATCAACTTCATTGCCACACTACGCGACTTCCTGAGACCTGGTGGACAACTTATCTTGGAAACCCTCGTCGTTGAGGGCGATGCCAATACAGTGCTCGTGCCCACCGAACGCTATGCACGTATGAACAATGTTTGGAGTATTCCATCGCCGCAAGCGCTGTGTCACTGGTTAGCCAAACTCAGTTTTGATGACATCCAGGTGGTGGACATAACGCCCACGACAACCGAAGAACAACGTCGAACCGAGTGGATGACGTTCGAGTCACTCGCTGAGAGCTTGATGCCCGATGGCATGACCACCGTGGAAGGACATCCTGCACCGATACGCGCCACGATTTGCGCTCGGAAAAGGCGTTAA